In a single window of the Methanolobus psychrophilus R15 genome:
- a CDS encoding transposase IS4 family protein, protein MDDLTDFALNEEYKRLQSVGDKLAEIESLIDWKPFRPILESMYKNRTASGGRPEADVIVMFKMLVLQQWHGLSDAELERQCIDRISFRKFLGFPGYVPDSTTVWSFRKRISDNGKEKEIWDEMQKQLNALGLKIKKGMIQDATFIHSNPGHAKADEPRGKDAKTARSKDGTWAKKGGKSHFGYKLHTIIDKEYELIRRFETTTASVHDSQVDLSEVGEVVYRDKGYFGAVAKGFAATMQRAVRGHPLGIAEILRNERISVQRVTCERVYAVAKEVFKAGKVLLTTVKRVNVKMLMTAFSFNLHQLRTLKRKGTV, encoded by the coding sequence ATGGATGATTTGACTGATTTTGCTCTTAATGAAGAATATAAACGCCTTCAATCCGTTGGAGACAAGCTTGCAGAAATAGAATCACTTATTGATTGGAAACCGTTTCGTCCAATTCTGGAATCAATGTACAAGAACAGAACAGCTTCAGGCGGCAGGCCTGAAGCTGATGTTATTGTGATGTTTAAAATGCTTGTTCTACAACAGTGGCATGGTCTTTCTGATGCTGAACTTGAAAGACAGTGTATTGACAGAATATCCTTTAGGAAATTTCTGGGGTTTCCTGGATATGTTCCAGACAGTACAACTGTCTGGTCATTTAGAAAGAGAATTAGCGATAATGGAAAAGAGAAAGAAATATGGGACGAGATGCAAAAACAGCTTAATGCTCTTGGATTGAAGATCAAAAAAGGGATGATCCAGGATGCCACATTCATCCACTCCAACCCTGGACATGCTAAAGCTGATGAACCTCGTGGAAAGGATGCTAAAACAGCTAGAAGCAAAGATGGAACCTGGGCAAAAAAAGGTGGCAAATCTCATTTTGGCTACAAGCTTCATACAATTATTGATAAGGAATATGAACTGATCAGAAGATTTGAAACAACAACTGCATCAGTACATGATTCACAGGTAGATCTATCTGAAGTGGGTGAAGTAGTCTACCGTGACAAAGGATACTTTGGAGCAGTTGCAAAGGGTTTTGCAGCAACAATGCAAAGAGCTGTAAGAGGACATCCATTAGGAATAGCGGAGATTCTCAGAAATGAGCGGATAAGTGTGCAGCGAGTTACATGTGAAAGAGTCTATGCAGTAGCAAAGGAAGTGTTCAAAGCAGGAAAAGTGCTTCTTACAACAGTAAAAAGAGTAAATGTGAAGATGTTGATGACAGCTTTTTCTTTTAATCTTCATCAATTGAGAACACTGAAAAGGAAGGGAACTGTCTAG
- a CDS encoding lysine exporter protein LysE/YggA — protein sequence MVMNIIDLAQAFILGFTIGVSAALVPGPMMLATVSISLKKGWKTGFYVFGGHSIVETTLILLIIMGASTLIVKDMLSNIAIIGGLAMALFGMIIIRKAKEALTMDINAAAGKLDISSGPVSAGILTSALNPTFLFWWLTAGTAIIMQQYLAGVLAVFAFILGHWLADLGFLVSVSSTFARGKQLVSRRTHQRLLYICGSFLITIGFFFILSHNEVAALIDLID from the coding sequence ATGGTGATGAATATAATAGACTTGGCGCAGGCTTTCATTCTCGGATTCACTATAGGTGTCTCTGCCGCACTTGTGCCGGGTCCCATGATGCTTGCAACGGTTAGCATATCTCTGAAAAAAGGATGGAAGACCGGATTTTATGTCTTTGGCGGTCACTCTATTGTAGAAACTACTCTCATCCTGCTTATCATCATGGGTGCATCCACCCTCATTGTAAAGGATATGCTATCGAACATAGCTATAATAGGCGGTTTAGCCATGGCGCTTTTCGGGATGATCATTATCCGCAAAGCAAAAGAGGCACTGACAATGGACATTAATGCCGCCGCCGGTAAGCTCGATATTTCCAGCGGTCCCGTCTCAGCAGGCATCCTCACATCAGCACTGAATCCCACCTTTCTCTTCTGGTGGTTAACAGCAGGCACCGCAATCATCATGCAGCAGTATCTCGCAGGCGTTCTTGCAGTATTTGCCTTTATCCTCGGGCACTGGCTGGCAGACCTTGGGTTCCTCGTATCTGTATCTTCAACATTCGCCAGAGGTAAGCAGCTTGTGTCACGCCGTACTCACCAGAGACTGCTTTACATCTGCGGCAGCTTTCTAATAACCATAGGATTCTTTTTTATTCTAAGCCACAATGAAGTTGCCGCTCTGATTGATTTAATAGATTAA
- a CDS encoding transposase, whose protein sequence is MIIKNTDYVKANAFAFYSINGNSIIDFMKSSKTEDVCEFLEKIVEQNPGKRIILVLDNARSHHAKKTISKARDLKITLVFLPPYSPDLNPVEFVWKTIKREVSVKFVKSKEHLRNIIKMEFMRIESSLSFAKKWIETFNAQIKSVIC, encoded by the coding sequence TTGATAATAAAAAATACGGATTACGTTAAAGCAAATGCATTTGCGTTTTATTCGATCAACGGGAACAGTATCATTGATTTTATGAAAAGCTCAAAAACAGAAGATGTGTGTGAATTCCTGGAAAAAATTGTAGAGCAAAACCCAGGGAAAAGAATAATTCTTGTTCTCGATAATGCAAGATCGCATCATGCAAAGAAAACGATAAGTAAAGCGAGAGATTTAAAAATAACACTTGTGTTCCTACCACCTTATTCACCTGATCTAAATCCAGTAGAATTTGTCTGGAAAACAATCAAAAGAGAAGTGTCAGTCAAATTTGTCAAATCAAAAGAACATTTGAGGAATATTATCAAAATGGAATTTATGAGGATAGAGAGCTCATTATCGTTTGCAAAAAAATGGATAGAAACATTTAATGCACAAATAAAAAGTGTGATTTGTTGA
- a CDS encoding ISA1083-3 transposase — translation MAGKEQILIDRKVILDEINDLITHENNSRVLKRLYFVKFRYLGDSVEEAATKVGVTKKTGYCWQESWNKGGYAALMPNFGGGRKSKLTDEQKKELRALLENKDYWTTREVWKLIKEKYGVEYSEKQVGVILHSFNMYHSKPYPLDYRRPKNAEEILKKTNRSNSKKYWSR, via the coding sequence ATGGCGGGGAAAGAACAAATTCTGATTGACCGAAAGGTAATTCTCGACGAGATTAACGATTTGATCACACACGAGAACAATTCAAGAGTGTTGAAAAGGCTCTATTTTGTTAAATTTAGATATTTAGGGGATTCTGTAGAAGAAGCTGCTACTAAAGTAGGAGTGACTAAGAAAACAGGATATTGCTGGCAAGAAAGTTGGAATAAAGGCGGCTATGCCGCCTTAATGCCAAATTTTGGCGGAGGTAGGAAATCCAAACTTACTGATGAACAAAAAAAGGAATTAAGAGCTTTGTTGGAAAATAAGGATTACTGGACTACAAGAGAAGTCTGGAAGTTAATAAAGGAAAAATATGGCGTAGAATATTCAGAGAAACAAGTAGGAGTTATACTTCACAGTTTTAACATGTATCACTCAAAGCCATATCCCCTTGACTACAGAAGACCTAAAAACGCTGAAGAGATCTTAAAAAAAACTAACCGAAGCAATTCCAAAAAATATTGGTCAAGATGA
- a CDS encoding pyridoxal biosynthesis lyase PdxS → MINEGAAMIRTKGEEGTGDVSKAVKHMKEIKGYIRSLARMTHEELILAAREIEAPIELVVETA, encoded by the coding sequence ATGATCAACGAAGGCGCTGCAATGATACGCACTAAAGGGGAAGAAGGGACTGGTGATGTCAGTAAGGCTGTAAAACACATGAAGGAGATAAAGGGCTATATACGGTCACTTGCCAGAATGACACATGAGGAACTAATCCTTGCAGCACGCGAGATAGAAGCTCCCATTGAGCTGGTAGTGGAAACTGCTTAA